AAGGGAATGTCACAACTCTGGATACAAAGTCCGAAAATGGGATTAGACTTTACCCAGGATACTTTTTCAGTGTTCAAAGAACAAAAGTAGTTTAGAAATCTCATCTTGAGACTGCTAAGCTATCTGAACACATGACTTTATTTTAGGTGATGGTCATGGGTTTTGCAGTCAAGTCAGCTGCTATTTATATAAGCAAGCCTTCATCAACAAACAGCCTTATAAAGCTCACTGTCTTACATAGGATGGCAGCAATTTTGCTTGAGAAAATGAGCCTGCGTGACTCTAGAGGCGACATACACTTTTTgttagaaggaaatgaaaatcctgTTAGTAAGGTCAAAGTCAGTTTTGTCCATATGCAGGTCCAACTGTTAAATATAACAAGGCCTGGGTATTCCCATGTTCCTACATATTCAATAGACATTCCAATTTATCAAACGGTGACAAACTTAAAAGCTTGTGACATTGTCCTTTTAGACCCTGGGAAAGCTTTTTAAGTGCAGATCATTCTTCTGAAGGTGGATCTGATCCTGTGTGGTCCTGAgttgcccccaccccacctccaccctacATAAAGGACTCACTCTTTGGGATAACTTTCTCCTTGTCCCTGCTTGGCCTCAGGTCCATGGCATCTCTGGTCTTTGCTGCCTACCCTGGTGAAAGGTTCCCTTTCTCACACCAGTCTGTTCTAAACATGGCAACAAGATCTCAAAAAACTTTTAATAACACACTCTTGTCATTTTAAATGCATCTCAAGCTTTGAACTAtgtatttcaaatttcttttacTTAGATGTATTGGGAACAACCCTCTGACTTTTGACTGCCATAACAGACAAAAAACTTCTCTAGCTCTTTTCCCTttgctatttctttttatctCAGCATCTTAATGAACTTTGAACTGACCACTGATGTGGGTAGTTCTATTTCTGTCAGATAAAAATCAACCCCCAAATTTCCACTAACTCGTTCTTTGGCAGGCAGGTCTGCCGATTCAAAATGGATGCTTCTGGCAACTTTGAGGCACTGTAACATTAAGAAGTGGTTTATGAGATTCCACTGACTTCATTTTAGTGCTATTTTATTGTATTCTTAAATAGTTGAACACCGATAGTCcaacatggcaacctactccagtactcctgcctggaaaatcccatggacagaggagcctggtaggctgcagtccatagggtcgctaagagttggacacgactgagcgacttcactttcacgcactggagaaggaaatggcaacccactccagtgttcttgcctggagaatcccagggacgggggatcctggtgggcttccatctatggggtcacacagagtcggacacgactgaagtgacttagcagcagcagcagcgaactCTTAAGAGAGGTTCTAACTACTCAAAAAAGGAAGTTAGTATCCAAGTGACAACTATTAAGTCAAATGATTAAGCACCTTTACTTACTTTGGGAAGCTTTGTTCCATCCCACTGACATTGTCGTTTAACGTACCTACTGCAATAGTAAGTAAATGTGTCCCTTATGAAAACTTCAGAAAGACTGCTCTAGGGACAGGAATCTGAGATATGAACTATGACCCAGGTCTTCTGGGCTCAGTTGGGAACTCTCAttacaactttatttttaaaggaatgagATTCTCCTTTTCATAAAGGATCCAGTCTAAAATAATTCGTTCAGGCAGCTTAACGATTAAAAACTGTCAATTAAAAACTGTCTTTGTTGCTTCTGAAAACAATGGATCACCACTCCGAGTTAAAAACGACCAGAACACAGACTTAAAAACCAAGCTATTTAATTGTGTCTTTGAAGGTAAACAATATCTTGATCCCAAGCCCCGAGAATGCCAGAGCTACGGGTCTGAGAAGTCCCGTGGGGCAGTATTCTCACAGAGTCCTGAGGGTCAGACCTCAAAGTGTTCCAAGGCAGAGCACTTAAGGAATTCATGCATTCCATTCTGCAGTTTTGCAGACTGCCAGAAACAGACCCCAAGAGTCTCTTGAGACGGGAAAAATTCAACTCCTGGTCTCATAGATAAAAGTAGGGAGAGTACCAAAAATGTTTCGCTTACTTCTCTTCACTTTTCTCACACAGTCCGAAACCTGAGCTGTCACCTCCCCAACTCACAGTAGCCGAAGCTGCAGTTTAGGTTCGAGACCAGTCCCTCTATCCAGAGAGCTCTCATCAATACAGCTTTTTAACAAGCACTTTAAAGAACCCTCTGGCGGCACAATGCGTTAGTTTACAAGattttaatttacaaattaaaaagctacatgttttattttttctcctttttctcttctttctttacatcactcttttccttctctttctctttgtcgtcttttctgtcctttttgctgtcttccttttcttgcccttctttcttttctgcatcCCGGTTGGCAATCTTGTTGTTGATGAGGTTGTGCAAGGCAACCACAGAACGGATCAGTGAGGCCAAATATACTACCACCATCTGATCGTTGGTCTTCAGGTAAAAGGCCTTGACAAACTCCTGCAGGCTGACATCTGGCAGCAGGTTGAAGACGTCCTGCAGCTGGTAGATGATCTGGTGGTTGATGGGCAGCTTGCCGGTGGCCACCTTCTCCAGGTAGCCCCTGATGTCCAGGAGCTTGGAGTTGAGTCCCTTCAGACCATGGACCTGGTTTGTGATCCGCTGGGAAAGAGTGCCCACTGTAGTGTCTTTGATGTCTCTGTAGGAACCCACAAGAAAGAGCAGGGGTATCCATCAGTGTCCTATACCATCACATAGATTTTCACATTCTAAGGGAATAACTCAGTTTGTGAGGAGGGGCAAGTTTTCTAAAGCAAAAATGCTACTTCTCCGTTTGATAAAGATTTGAGTATAAAGTGCCTTAACCTTGTTTTCATTTGGAAGCGCATGTTTTATCTTTCTCATCGGACAGGACATCTTTCAAAAGAGAGCGCTAAAATGAAATCATGttcactaaaaaaaattttttaaatccctctctACTTCAATTTCTCTTGTTTCTAAAGAGGGTAGCATTCTTTTCACCTGCATCTATAAGACGTTTTGAGATGCTTTTAAATCAGTCAGTAGTAACTTTCTGAACTGAAACAAATCTTATTGTTTGAGAAAATCTATGACCTTTCAAATAAGTCAGGGTTAtgtaagtatttttctttttttttttcctaaaatttggctgcgccgggtcttaattgtggcactctggatctttagttgcagcatgtaggatctagttccctgagcagggatcaaactcgggccccctgcattgtgagtgtggagtcttagccactggactactaaAGAAGTCCCCTAGAGTGTAAAAGGCCTTGATGCAGATTCTCTGCAGAAAACTGGCTAGCTCCATTCACTGTAAAGGAGGTACACTTAAAGAACACACACTTGCTTTTAACATGCAAGTGTTCCTGTCACAGCCAGCATTATAGCTTCCAGACAACGTGCGCTATCCAGAGTCATAAATCGTAACTCAGGACACTTCATAGATGATCCAGGACTAGAGCCCAGGTCTCTGGACTCTTGATATGGATCTTTTCCTTACACTGAGCAGCCTCTTGGGCAGCTTCTGATTCTGATGCCGTCCTAAAGTCTCACCGTAATAAGTGTTCAACTCCGACTTCCTCAGCTTCCTCTGCTCCGATTTCACTGGTTACGTGCTCAAATGTCTTTGAGGTTGGAGTTCCATCCTGGGAGAGGAGACTTAATTATAGTTATTTACTTACGAACAAATGAACACACTAGCACATGTTCCTTTTCACAACTTGATTCTTCTGCTTTAAGTCAGATCACTTGAGCGGTGTTATTACTGGGTTTTCTGTGGCAAGGATGGGTAAAGTTTGCTTTGAAAGCTGTCACAGCAGTCCTACTCAGGGTTGAGGTATACTGGGGCATATCCTTAGCTTATTTCTGAGGAAAATCTTGATATTAAGTCTTCAGTAGAGATGGATATTCAGAGAAGTCTCAATTTGGCTAAATTTTAAGGACTGTCATAGTTCATTCTAAAATAGGCCATATTCTGAACATTGTGCCTGAGACAAGCTTATGTTAGAAAATATAACTTTGAACCATCTACTGTCCATTGGGTCAAATGATCAGTGCACCAAACAATGTGGTGAGAATCACTGATTTTCTGGTGGCCTGAATTAATCAAGGAACCCATTAGTGGATGTGGTTTGCTGTATCACCTACTTATTTCTTGACGGGACTCAGGAGAAACTTTTCTCAGATCTAGTGCCAGAAGAGGCTGTGCATCTCCTATAAAGGCTGTGAACTGTTTGCAAGCAGGAGCGCATGGcagtgtgtgcacaggatatAGGCAGACGGCTTAGATGCAAAGCCTGGCTTTGCCGTGTGTGTGCTAAGGGAGCTGTGAGATCTTGGGAAAGTCACTTCACTTACACTAAGTGGTATAAACATCAGCTGTTGTTTTATCCAGGATAGTGTGAATCCTGAATATGACATTTTCTTCTTGGCTTTGTATGCTAGGATGGTCAAAGCCTTCCAACACCTATGCAGGACTTCATGGCCTGTCTTTTCAGGTACTGATTTTTCCATGGCTTCATCTTATAATATGACCCTTACATCCCctctattttctattaaaaaatcctGTTTCATtgggggtgcgtgtgtgtgtgtgcatatgtatgtgtgtatgcaagTAGCCTCAAACTGCTTTTTGAAAGCGGCAAGGTAAAATTTAACTTGTAACAAATGTATCAAGACCAGGGATGAAAGCCTTACTGCAACTAGGCAACAGATCCGGATCTAAGTTCTCTAGTAGTAAGGCAAAGAGAAACAGGggcacagagctcagggcaaggaaCATTTGCAGGAAGCTAAGTTAAAAAAGCCATTTccagattttaaaattgaatatatgGATAACTATAAGAAGAAAGACAATATTTACTCCATCTCTCCAACTTTTGACTTTGGAAATTCAAGATTGAGCTCTTTGTATACCCTAAGTGCAAATAGTTTATACTCAAAACAAAACTCATATAGTTTCACAACAAATCTTATCCTAGAATCTGCGTTCAATTCTGTTTCCTGGAAATAGAGAAAAGCTATTTTGGCAGCTTGTCCTGTCCATACCCAAAGGCACAAGCTAGCAAGACCACAAAGCAGGTACTGAATACAATGGAGCCAACTATATAGGTGTCAAATCGTGCAGATGGGTTTTCCCATCTAGCTCCAGGCAGTTCTGACTTCTCTATTTGAAAACCTAGTAACTTCTAGAAGACTGTCAGAggtgggcaaacagtggaaatggcACTAGATTAAGATCAAGCTCATCAGGCTCTACATTTACTCTGCTGAGAACATCTCTGGCTGATAATTTGACTACTTTGGTCTCAATTTCATTTGTAAAAGGAGACTTAAGATTTCTGTGGTCCTCTCCATTTCTAAAATTTGGTGATTCAAAcactcaagggggaaaaaaacatatcAAAGTGTTGACAGAAATCAATAATCTTTTGTTATAAAGTATTTTTTGACTTGAAATGGGGAAAAAACCCAATAGCCCTAAAAGTAGCAAAGCTAATCTCCTAGGCTCATAACAAGATGACTTACATCATGAACTTCTTCCACTGAAATATATGCTTCTGTGGGCAGTCCCAGGTCCTTTGGTTTCACATCAATGATGACCAATACCTGGCAGAAAAACACATGTTAGCAAACCACCTTGTACTAAGCACATAGGGAATAGCTGCAGCCATTCTGAAGATGATTACTGaagctttttcattcatttaaacagATAATGAGCcagaattttcaggaaaaaaaaaagactttacatTTCAAATTTCTTATTATTTGCTCTGCTCTTCAATCCCATCCATTAACAAGGTGAAAGGTAGTCCAGTGAGGAAGGAATCAAGCAGAAGGAAATTAGAGTCAAGACAACCAGCATTTTAATCCCAGCTGCACTCTCAGAAGACCTTACTAACcattctgaacctcagttt
Above is a genomic segment from Ovis canadensis isolate MfBH-ARS-UI-01 breed Bighorn chromosome 14, ARS-UI_OviCan_v2, whole genome shotgun sequence containing:
- the PSMD7 gene encoding 26S proteasome non-ATPase regulatory subunit 7 — encoded protein: MPELAVQKVVVHPLVLLSVVDHFNRIGKVGNQKRVVGVLLGSWQKKVLDVSNSFAVPFDEDDKDDSVWFLDHDYLENMYGMFKKVNARERIVGWYHTGPKLHKNDIAINELMKRYCPNSVLVIIDVKPKDLGLPTEAYISVEEVHDDGTPTSKTFEHVTSEIGAEEAEEVGVEHLLRDIKDTTVGTLSQRITNQVHGLKGLNSKLLDIRGYLEKVATGKLPINHQIIYQLQDVFNLLPDVSLQEFVKAFYLKTNDQMVVVYLASLIRSVVALHNLINNKIANRDAEKKEGQEKEDSKKDRKDDKEKEKEKSDVKKEEKKEKK